In Saccharicrinis fermentans DSM 9555 = JCM 21142, a genomic segment contains:
- a CDS encoding LytR/AlgR family response regulator transcription factor, which translates to MNKVYSTFYGKILRFLSRPYTYNYHGRNLWRMAALLFILASLFNYLFQPFTVYLPEHKINYLWISLIHACVPFCVISFLPFCILRFKAQNNWNVRKELLLITLFLLLVGVFQFLIRDMIYDNANNWSWRYLYEEIRNTFLTGVLLTLLLAAINYNIFHHKSCFNHEVLDISGNAIDITNNKHVFIKTRVKSEAFKLDLDRFLFAKADGNYVELYLNEQEGKKIVKRISLTELSTTLVQYPNIMRTHRSYLVNLCYLKSREGNAQGYKIKLHHYPKKIPVSRKMMQEFNQRIKDVEVLCHSSQKLAIGTKIDG; encoded by the coding sequence ATGAATAAAGTATATTCTACTTTTTACGGTAAAATATTACGTTTTTTATCTCGGCCATATACCTACAACTACCATGGAAGGAACCTATGGAGAATGGCTGCTTTGTTGTTTATACTGGCTAGTCTTTTTAATTATCTTTTTCAACCTTTTACCGTATATCTGCCAGAGCACAAAATCAACTATCTTTGGATTTCTTTGATCCATGCTTGTGTCCCTTTTTGTGTGATAAGCTTCTTGCCTTTTTGTATTTTAAGATTTAAAGCTCAAAATAACTGGAATGTTCGAAAAGAATTATTGCTGATCACTCTGTTTTTGTTGTTAGTGGGTGTGTTTCAGTTTTTAATTCGAGATATGATTTATGACAATGCGAATAATTGGTCCTGGAGATATTTATATGAGGAAATACGAAATACTTTTTTAACAGGTGTATTGTTGACCTTATTATTAGCTGCTATCAACTACAATATATTCCATCACAAATCATGCTTTAATCATGAAGTTTTAGATATATCTGGTAATGCAATTGATATTACTAATAATAAGCATGTTTTTATTAAGACACGTGTTAAGAGTGAGGCTTTTAAGCTTGATTTGGATCGTTTTCTTTTTGCTAAAGCGGATGGCAATTATGTTGAGTTGTATTTGAATGAACAAGAGGGTAAAAAAATAGTAAAGCGTATTTCCTTAACAGAGCTGTCCACCACATTGGTGCAATATCCCAATATAATGCGCACCCATCGTTCCTATCTTGTTAATCTGTGTTATTTAAAAAGTAGGGAAGGGAATGCCCAAGGCTATAAAATAAAGTTGCATCATTACCCAAAAAAAATACCTGTATCCAGAAAAATGATGCAAGAATTTAACCAAAGAATAAAGGATGTTGAAGTGCTTTGTCATTCATCACAAAAGCTTGCCATTGGAACCAAAATAGACGGTTAA
- a CDS encoding glycosyltransferase — translation MINIAPIILFAYNRPAHTKRTVEALQKNDLAIQSDLYIYSDQAIDSKDVTAVEAVRKYVKTIRGFNRITYVYHAYNKGLAKSIIDGVSEVLQNYEKVIVLEDDLETSPTFLRYMNQALEFYSPEQVWSIGGYSPRIQIPQDYKYDTYLAYRNCSWGWATWKQNWEKTDWEVSDFNDFFKDQNQRTNFERGGNDLSMMLLKQQKRIIQSWSIRFNYAAYKNNLPSVYPTQSYIKNLGVDGSGTNMKKSSKYDSVLNVSKHVDFLFVPDHKFESSITDRFKKFYNTSLYRSVINWFKTQQAVRIIQRNLH, via the coding sequence ATGATAAATATTGCTCCAATAATTCTTTTTGCTTATAACAGACCTGCCCATACCAAGCGTACAGTGGAGGCTTTGCAAAAAAATGATTTGGCTATACAAAGCGACTTGTATATTTATTCTGATCAAGCAATTGACAGTAAGGATGTTACGGCTGTGGAAGCGGTCAGGAAGTATGTAAAAACGATACGTGGATTTAATCGTATTACCTACGTATATCATGCGTATAATAAGGGTTTAGCTAAGTCTATTATTGATGGGGTTTCTGAAGTATTGCAGAATTATGAAAAGGTGATTGTTTTAGAGGATGATCTGGAAACTTCGCCTACTTTTCTGCGTTATATGAATCAGGCATTAGAATTTTATTCGCCTGAGCAGGTTTGGAGTATTGGAGGATATTCGCCCAGGATTCAAATACCCCAAGATTATAAATATGATACCTATCTGGCCTATAGAAATTGTAGTTGGGGGTGGGCTACCTGGAAACAAAATTGGGAAAAAACAGATTGGGAAGTCAGTGATTTTAATGATTTTTTTAAAGACCAGAACCAAAGAACCAATTTTGAAAGGGGAGGGAACGACCTTTCAATGATGTTATTAAAACAACAAAAGAGGATTATTCAATCTTGGTCCATACGTTTTAACTATGCCGCCTACAAAAATAATTTGCCAAGTGTGTATCCTACGCAGTCGTATATTAAGAACTTAGGGGTTGATGGTAGTGGTACAAATATGAAAAAAAGTAGCAAGTACGATTCTGTGTTGAATGTATCTAAGCACGTTGACTTTTTGTTTGTTCCTGACCATAAATTTGAATCAAGTATCACAGATAGGTTTAAAAAATTTTATAACACTTCTTTGTATCGAAGTGTTATAAATTGGTTTAAAACCCAACAAGCAGTAAGAATTATTCAAAGGAATCTTCATTAA
- a CDS encoding acyltransferase family protein, whose product MRRYDLDWLRVLVFVLLIFYHVGMFFVPWEFHIKNQQVYPWLKYPMWFLNQWRLPILFVISGMGTYYALQKRTGKQFVWERIKRLYIPLNVGLFFIVPPQVYIERLVKNQFVGTYFEFWPAQAFKGIYPNGNMSWHHLWFLPYLLLFSLMLVPVFLYLKNHIGLVFYQWMNRCVSSFGGLVIFVIPLFFIEFFMEPLFPVTHALVGDWFTIIKGITLFLYGFLLMTVKESFWSGVAHYRRVFFLMAIFTFVALLLAISLEASSIRLFILSFLKAFNLWFWILALFGFAARYLNKENKVLRYCNEAVYPFYILHQTFMLVIAYFLIDINCSAGLKAIVMIIGTMGLSWLFYEFLIRRWKYIRPLFGLKRSAK is encoded by the coding sequence ATGCGTCGATATGATTTAGATTGGTTGAGAGTATTGGTATTTGTGTTGCTGATTTTTTATCATGTGGGAATGTTTTTTGTTCCTTGGGAATTTCATATTAAAAACCAGCAGGTATATCCTTGGCTCAAATATCCGATGTGGTTTTTAAATCAATGGAGATTACCCATCTTATTTGTTATTTCGGGTATGGGTACCTATTATGCTTTGCAAAAAAGAACGGGTAAACAATTTGTATGGGAACGTATTAAAAGGCTTTATATCCCATTAAATGTAGGCTTGTTTTTTATTGTTCCACCCCAAGTGTATATTGAAAGGCTGGTTAAAAATCAATTTGTAGGAACTTATTTTGAGTTTTGGCCCGCTCAAGCTTTTAAAGGCATTTATCCTAATGGAAATATGAGTTGGCATCATCTGTGGTTTTTACCCTATTTATTGTTATTTTCATTGATGCTGGTTCCTGTTTTTTTATATCTAAAAAACCATATAGGGCTTGTGTTTTATCAATGGATGAATCGATGTGTGAGTAGTTTTGGAGGCTTGGTTATTTTTGTAATACCACTATTTTTTATCGAATTCTTTATGGAGCCATTATTTCCTGTGACACACGCTTTGGTGGGTGATTGGTTTACGATTATCAAAGGTATCACTCTCTTCTTGTATGGTTTTTTACTGATGACAGTTAAAGAATCTTTTTGGTCGGGTGTTGCACATTACCGAAGGGTTTTCTTCTTGATGGCTATCTTTACTTTTGTAGCTTTATTGCTTGCTATTTCATTGGAAGCATCCAGTATCCGGCTTTTTATATTGTCTTTTCTGAAGGCCTTCAACTTGTGGTTCTGGATTTTAGCATTGTTTGGATTTGCTGCCAGATATTTAAATAAGGAAAATAAAGTACTCCGTTATTGCAATGAGGCTGTTTATCCATTTTATATTTTGCATCAAACGTTTATGCTAGTGATTGCATATTTTTTGATTGATATAAATTGTTCTGCAGGATTAAAAGCAATTGTTATGATTATTGGAACCATGGGCTTGTCGTGGCTGTTTTATGAATTCCTTATTCGAAGATGGAAATACATAAGGCCTTTGTTTGGGTTAAAGAGGAGTGCTAAGTGA
- the deoC gene encoding deoxyribose-phosphate aldolase: MMQSENILDDYKLNFNIENINTEIERITPLSKELKENTGILKNIFNCIDLTTLKETDSADSVTAFVEKVNQFKEKYPSFPSVGAVCVFPVFAPITKQYLKVEGVQRAVVAAGFPSSQTFLDLKVLETKKAVDFGANEIDVVISIGEFLEGNYEFVYEEIRQLKEACGEAHLKVILETGAIKEPQLIWNASIIAMDAGANFIKTSTGKIPTAATLEAAYVMCHAIKAYHAKTGKKIGFKPAGGISTSSEAIDFYAVVKDILGQEWLNNKLFRIGASRLANNLLSDILKIENKSTEDVVFF; the protein is encoded by the coding sequence ATGATGCAATCAGAAAACATACTGGATGACTATAAACTCAATTTCAACATTGAAAATATAAATACTGAAATAGAGCGCATTACCCCTCTTTCTAAGGAATTAAAAGAGAATACTGGAATTCTAAAAAACATATTTAATTGTATTGACTTAACAACATTAAAAGAAACAGATTCTGCCGATTCAGTAACTGCCTTTGTTGAAAAAGTTAATCAATTCAAAGAGAAGTATCCAAGTTTTCCTTCTGTTGGTGCCGTTTGTGTATTTCCTGTATTTGCGCCCATCACCAAACAATATTTAAAAGTAGAGGGTGTTCAACGTGCCGTTGTCGCTGCTGGATTTCCTTCTTCACAGACATTTCTAGATTTAAAAGTACTAGAAACCAAAAAAGCAGTTGATTTTGGTGCGAATGAAATTGATGTAGTTATATCGATTGGTGAATTTTTAGAAGGCAATTACGAATTTGTTTATGAAGAAATCAGGCAACTAAAAGAAGCTTGCGGTGAAGCCCACCTTAAAGTAATTTTAGAAACAGGTGCTATCAAAGAACCACAGCTCATTTGGAATGCATCTATTATTGCCATGGATGCCGGTGCCAATTTTATAAAAACTAGCACTGGGAAGATTCCCACAGCCGCCACTCTGGAAGCAGCGTATGTCATGTGCCATGCCATTAAAGCCTACCATGCTAAAACAGGTAAGAAAATAGGTTTTAAACCAGCTGGGGGTATATCTACCTCATCAGAAGCCATTGACTTTTATGCCGTGGTAAAAGATATTTTGGGCCAAGAATGGTTGAACAACAAGCTTTTTAGAATCGGTGCCAGTAGGTTGGCCAATAACCTTTTATCGGATATTCTAAAAATAGAAAACAAAAGTACAGAAGATGTGGTATTCTTTTAA
- a CDS encoding lipopolysaccharide biosynthesis protein, protein MGVVVKQTIKGSLYAYIGVILGGINVGILFPKIFSESEIGLINILITVSAVSAQFGSLGSAGIINYFFPKFRNKENAHNSFFLFITLFASIGFLLYTIVFYFFGDIFLSTRDVNTLLQQQYYPLLYPLTFFTVAFIIVDMFSSSTFNSTIGNLYKDIVVRIVVLVLTILYFFKYLSFSTFMLLYTINLGTPVVALLIYMVKKGDINFTLPRLSNYKPHLKKIISVGFFYILSGLSDILASYIDKYMISYYLGLRATGIYSITNYFGTLTRIPRSAMGKIGTPVIAKLLSEENHKELAALLKKSSVSQILMGIFIFINIWVNIDLILGFLSQSYAEGKWVVFFISLSHIFYCFMGLGGATLKVSKYYKIATFFTIILGIMVVILNLMLIPKWGINGAAISTAIAKFIYVVIILFFIAKKFKISVIYFDSLKIIISGTIALILTQQVPIVYFNFHEYGNLLINLGIKSSSVTILFVMFLRITRFIKNTKQLKELI, encoded by the coding sequence TTGGGCGTAGTCGTTAAACAAACTATAAAAGGATCTCTTTACGCTTATATAGGTGTAATTTTGGGTGGAATTAACGTTGGTATCCTGTTTCCAAAGATATTCTCTGAATCAGAAATTGGTCTTATCAACATTCTTATTACTGTGTCAGCTGTTTCTGCGCAATTTGGTTCTTTAGGGTCGGCCGGTATCATTAATTACTTCTTCCCTAAATTCCGCAACAAAGAAAATGCACACAATTCCTTCTTCCTTTTCATAACACTATTCGCCAGTATTGGTTTTCTATTATACACCATTGTCTTTTACTTCTTTGGAGATATATTTCTTTCAACCAGAGATGTTAATACACTATTACAACAACAATATTACCCACTACTTTACCCATTAACATTTTTCACAGTTGCCTTTATAATTGTGGATATGTTTAGCTCTTCAACATTTAATTCTACAATAGGCAATTTATATAAAGATATTGTAGTAAGAATTGTTGTACTAGTATTAACCATTCTATATTTCTTTAAATATCTCTCTTTTAGTACATTTATGCTACTTTACACAATAAACTTGGGAACACCAGTAGTAGCTCTATTAATATATATGGTAAAAAAAGGAGATATCAACTTTACATTACCTCGTCTCTCAAACTATAAACCACATTTAAAAAAAATAATCAGCGTCGGTTTTTTCTATATACTCTCAGGATTGAGTGATATTCTAGCGAGTTATATAGACAAATATATGATTAGCTACTATCTGGGATTAAGAGCCACCGGGATATATTCCATCACCAATTATTTTGGTACATTAACCCGTATTCCTCGCAGTGCGATGGGAAAAATCGGTACACCTGTTATTGCCAAATTATTAAGTGAAGAAAATCACAAAGAATTAGCTGCTCTATTGAAAAAAAGCAGTGTTTCTCAAATTCTAATGGGTATCTTCATCTTTATTAATATATGGGTAAACATCGATTTGATATTAGGATTTTTAAGTCAGTCATATGCTGAAGGTAAATGGGTGGTGTTTTTTATCTCCCTGTCGCATATATTTTATTGTTTTATGGGTCTTGGAGGTGCTACATTAAAAGTATCCAAATACTATAAAATAGCTACTTTTTTTACTATTATATTAGGAATTATGGTTGTGATTCTTAACCTCATGCTCATTCCTAAATGGGGGATAAACGGAGCAGCTATATCAACTGCAATAGCCAAATTTATTTATGTAGTTATTATATTATTTTTTATTGCAAAGAAATTTAAAATCAGCGTTATCTATTTCGATTCCTTAAAAATTATTATCAGTGGTACTATTGCCCTCATCCTGACTCAACAGGTTCCAATAGTTTATTTTAATTTTCACGAATATGGTAATCTCTTAATAAACCTAGGAATAAAATCAAGTAGTGTAACTATACTTTTTGTAATGTTCTTGAGAATTACAAGGTTCATCAAAAACACAAAACAACTTAAAGAATTGATTTAA
- a CDS encoding 6-pyruvoyl trahydropterin synthase family protein, with translation MGRKIRLTKEFRFEMAHALWKYDGLCKHFHGHSYILRVTVMGEPIEDKKSPKYGMVMDFGLLKQIVHEEVVDRMDHALVLNNDSEHQALLSLPEMGERVILTQYQPTCENMLLEMAERIKPRLPKGVLLHSLRLNETANSFAEWYAEDNK, from the coding sequence ATGGGGAGAAAAATTAGATTGACCAAAGAGTTCAGATTTGAGATGGCACATGCATTGTGGAAGTATGATGGATTGTGCAAGCATTTTCATGGGCATTCGTACATTTTAAGGGTTACTGTGATGGGTGAACCTATTGAGGATAAAAAAAGTCCTAAATATGGCATGGTAATGGATTTTGGATTGCTCAAACAAATTGTGCATGAGGAGGTGGTTGATAGAATGGATCATGCTTTGGTGCTGAATAACGATTCGGAGCACCAAGCTTTGTTGTCTTTGCCTGAAATGGGTGAAAGGGTGATATTGACCCAATACCAACCTACCTGCGAAAATATGCTTCTGGAAATGGCCGAACGCATTAAACCACGCTTGCCCAAAGGTGTATTGTTGCATAGTTTGCGTCTAAATGAGACAGCAAATTCCTTTGCTGAGTGGTATGCTGAAGATAATAAATAG
- a CDS encoding CheR family methyltransferase, with translation MKEKTFFIVGIGASAGGLDAIQQLFDNIPAETGMAYVIVQHLSPNFNSLMPELLAKHTGMEIFTAKDKQKIVPNCIYLNQKNKNITIKGNQLFLTEKSPRPNLNLPIDIFFHTLGEEHRDKSIGVILSGTGSDGSRGIKTIKEAGGTLFVQDPESAQFDGMPNSSIATSLIDFILSPPKIAEILIRIPNHTISLTEEEEATKSNEVIYFQILDLVHKHSTIDFKQYKKKTLLRRLEKRMNINNFSCLYDYFLLLKSNVQEVLVLKQDFLIGVTSFFRDVEVFELIKTTIIPNLCSYQSNDNGLVRIWVPGCSTGEEAYSIAILLDDHIKENKLHVDFKIFATDIDEEALEIAGNGVYSPNTVSEINREYIEPYFVNDAGNMKVIKRIRERIVFSKHNLLKDPPFIRMDLISCRNLLIYLEARIQAKVLMNFQFALRKEGYLLLGNSESLGHQSKFFDTVNSKWKIYKCVVDSKRFPVQEMPEERVRTINFHNAPTVSQPKFEYKFKHNPENVFYKYMSQQYSPAMVFTDVDFNILFVNGDITTRLSIRGGLFQSNLLQLVSSQVAPIIRSAIRKLDGDGTEVMVTDVVNVIGDQEYCFDLGFRKVKNFEGFGTVYIIHFSEDKQHNSEKTITINNKLGDEVSKQRVSELEDELKDNRLQLQNVVEQLETSNEELQSSNEELMASNEELQSTNEELQSVNEELYTVNAELQEKNRELSYLNNDVNNLLNSTEIGTLFLDVDLRIRKFTPSMQKHFNLQDEDVGRSITSFASNFEESDRKSIIYDSKKTLQTLKGMEAEIYDTNGSCYLRRTSPFITNDKKIDGVVIAFVEITALKRAEEQVIKSEEKFRNLFDNMTEGFAHAKIIVDEKGVPVDWRYITVNSAFESLTGLKAKDVIGKRITKVLPAISEDPTDWIGLYGDTALNGTEHYIEAESTPIGLHFAVHTFQPREGEWAATFWDITERLNAVNKVRQSENLFKSIFLNAGLGIATVSLDEKPMSVNPELEKILGYSVKELSEMTFTMFTHPDDRHKDMEQYGLLLRGKISSYRLEKRYLHKDGRIIWGQLTVSSVCDAKGEMMYAVALVKDITKRKEGVLALTDEFKLLNEEENMYKQMLQFSLIPIIIHDTEMNIIDANEKALEELGYTKDELLSIKIYHLYSSDESDYSNDVLHSIENDQEETIETIFKRKNNTTFYAEVRPCKFIINNRLLIHVYIQNINERKEYETKLIEAKKKAEIANVYKNQFLANMSHEIRTPMNGVVGFADLLDDDEINALTRKRYIDIIKTSSNQLLNLINDIIDVSKIEANELSLEFKECRLNDILKSLETSFNEIKKHKNKDHIVLKCTIPKGYSRMLIKTDPMRVQQVLSNLIGNALKYTEEGTVEFGYFLLPKNEIQFFVKDTGMGIPPEKLDIIFDRFEQLGTGRHIPNEGTGLGLSISKGIVKLLNGKFEVDSKVGQGTTFSFVIPLIRIDLLKGVKSSISNSVSVVNKITLLVVDDESVNVEFFKALFSSTPIDVLYANNGKEALHIYKNNSSIDVVLMDIRMPVMNGVETAQEILRVNPKAKIIAQTAYAMSSDRDKYLELGFAGYISKPIEQEKLICMINLLTE, from the coding sequence ATGAAAGAGAAAACTTTTTTTATTGTTGGTATTGGCGCATCTGCAGGAGGTCTTGATGCCATACAGCAATTGTTTGATAATATCCCTGCCGAAACAGGTATGGCATATGTAATAGTGCAGCATCTTTCTCCTAATTTTAATAGTTTAATGCCTGAATTGCTTGCTAAGCATACAGGTATGGAAATTTTTACCGCTAAGGATAAACAAAAGATAGTACCTAATTGCATATATCTCAATCAAAAAAATAAAAATATTACCATTAAAGGGAATCAGCTTTTTTTAACTGAGAAAAGCCCGAGGCCTAATTTAAACTTGCCCATTGATATCTTCTTTCATACCTTAGGTGAAGAGCATAGAGATAAATCCATTGGTGTAATTTTATCAGGAACTGGATCTGATGGTTCTAGAGGTATTAAAACAATAAAAGAAGCTGGAGGTACTTTGTTTGTTCAGGATCCAGAAAGTGCTCAATTCGATGGAATGCCGAATAGTTCTATTGCTACTAGTTTGATCGATTTTATTTTAAGTCCTCCTAAAATTGCTGAGATTTTAATAAGAATACCAAATCACACCATATCATTGACTGAAGAAGAGGAAGCGACAAAATCAAATGAAGTTATTTATTTTCAAATTCTTGATTTGGTACATAAGCATTCAACCATTGATTTTAAGCAATATAAAAAGAAGACTTTATTGCGACGTTTGGAAAAGAGGATGAACATCAATAACTTTTCATGTTTATACGATTACTTTTTATTATTAAAAAGTAATGTTCAAGAAGTTCTTGTTTTAAAGCAGGACTTCTTAATTGGTGTAACGAGTTTTTTTAGAGATGTTGAAGTTTTTGAGTTGATCAAAACAACAATAATCCCGAATTTATGCTCCTATCAATCTAATGATAATGGGTTAGTCAGGATTTGGGTACCAGGGTGTTCTACGGGAGAAGAAGCCTATTCTATTGCTATTTTGTTAGATGATCATATAAAAGAAAATAAATTACATGTTGATTTTAAGATATTTGCCACAGATATAGATGAGGAGGCGCTGGAAATAGCCGGAAATGGTGTTTATTCACCTAATACAGTAAGCGAAATAAACAGAGAATATATAGAACCTTATTTTGTGAATGATGCGGGTAATATGAAGGTTATTAAACGCATCAGGGAACGTATTGTATTCTCCAAGCATAATTTATTGAAAGATCCACCTTTTATCCGTATGGATTTGATCTCATGTCGTAACCTGCTCATTTATCTTGAGGCAAGGATACAGGCTAAAGTATTAATGAACTTTCAATTTGCATTACGTAAAGAAGGATATTTATTGTTGGGTAACAGTGAATCATTAGGTCATCAATCTAAGTTTTTTGACACCGTGAATTCTAAATGGAAGATTTATAAATGTGTGGTGGATAGTAAGCGATTCCCTGTGCAGGAAATGCCGGAAGAACGTGTTCGTACCATCAATTTTCATAATGCACCAACTGTATCTCAGCCAAAGTTTGAGTATAAATTTAAACATAACCCAGAAAATGTATTTTATAAATACATGAGTCAGCAGTATAGTCCTGCAATGGTTTTTACGGATGTTGACTTTAATATTCTCTTTGTTAATGGAGATATTACCACCAGGTTATCTATTAGAGGGGGACTTTTTCAGAGTAATTTGTTGCAATTAGTGAGTAGTCAAGTAGCACCCATTATACGAAGTGCAATACGTAAATTAGATGGAGATGGCACTGAAGTGATGGTGACTGATGTGGTTAATGTAATTGGAGATCAAGAGTATTGTTTTGATCTAGGGTTTCGTAAAGTTAAAAATTTTGAAGGTTTTGGTACTGTATACATTATTCATTTTAGTGAGGATAAACAGCATAATTCAGAAAAAACAATCACAATAAACAATAAATTAGGCGATGAGGTTAGTAAACAGCGAGTTTCAGAATTAGAAGATGAATTAAAGGACAATAGACTACAGCTTCAAAATGTAGTGGAGCAACTTGAAACGAGTAACGAAGAGTTGCAATCAAGTAATGAAGAATTGATGGCCTCCAATGAGGAGTTACAAAGTACGAATGAGGAACTTCAATCGGTTAATGAGGAATTATATACTGTTAATGCCGAGTTGCAAGAGAAAAATAGAGAGTTATCGTATTTGAATAACGATGTTAATAATTTATTAAATTCAACAGAGATAGGTACCCTATTTTTGGATGTGGATTTACGGATAAGAAAATTTACGCCATCAATGCAGAAGCATTTTAATTTGCAGGATGAGGATGTTGGGCGTTCTATTACTAGTTTTGCTTCTAACTTTGAGGAAAGTGATCGTAAATCTATTATATACGATAGTAAGAAAACCTTGCAGACCTTGAAGGGAATGGAGGCGGAGATTTATGATACTAATGGAAGTTGTTACTTGCGTCGTACGAGCCCTTTCATTACTAATGATAAAAAAATAGATGGAGTAGTAATTGCATTTGTTGAAATTACAGCATTAAAACGAGCAGAGGAACAAGTCATAAAGTCAGAAGAGAAATTCAGAAATCTATTTGACAATATGACCGAAGGTTTTGCTCATGCAAAAATAATTGTTGATGAAAAAGGTGTACCTGTTGATTGGCGATATATAACTGTAAATTCTGCGTTTGAAAGCTTAACCGGGTTAAAAGCAAAGGATGTTATTGGAAAAAGAATTACGAAAGTGTTACCTGCAATCAGTGAAGACCCAACTGATTGGATTGGTTTATATGGCGATACCGCTCTAAATGGAACAGAACATTATATAGAGGCCGAATCTACACCTATTGGATTACATTTTGCTGTGCATACCTTTCAACCTAGAGAAGGAGAGTGGGCCGCCACGTTTTGGGATATTACGGAGCGTTTAAATGCCGTTAATAAGGTAAGACAAAGTGAAAATCTATTTAAATCTATTTTTTTAAATGCTGGCCTAGGTATTGCAACTGTGTCTTTGGATGAAAAACCTATGTCTGTAAACCCTGAATTAGAGAAAATTTTGGGATATTCTGTTAAAGAATTGTCCGAAATGACCTTTACTATGTTTACCCATCCTGATGATCGACACAAAGATATGGAGCAATATGGTTTGCTTCTACGAGGAAAAATAAGTTCTTATAGATTAGAGAAAAGATATCTTCATAAAGATGGTCGTATTATATGGGGACAGTTAACTGTTTCTTCGGTATGTGATGCAAAAGGGGAAATGATGTATGCCGTTGCATTGGTGAAAGATATTACCAAACGCAAAGAAGGAGTATTGGCTTTAACAGATGAGTTTAAGCTGCTTAATGAAGAAGAAAATATGTATAAACAAATGCTCCAGTTTTCTCTTATACCAATCATCATTCATGATACAGAAATGAATATTATTGATGCCAATGAAAAGGCTTTAGAAGAGCTTGGTTATACAAAGGATGAGTTGTTAAGCATTAAGATTTATCATTTGTATTCAAGTGATGAATCAGATTATTCGAATGATGTTTTGCATAGCATTGAAAATGACCAAGAAGAAACAATTGAAACTATTTTTAAACGTAAAAATAATACTACTTTTTATGCAGAAGTAAGGCCTTGTAAATTTATTATCAACAATAGATTGCTAATTCATGTATATATTCAAAATATTAATGAAAGAAAAGAGTATGAAACAAAATTAATAGAAGCTAAAAAGAAAGCAGAAATTGCAAATGTCTATAAAAATCAGTTTTTAGCCAATATGAGTCATGAGATACGTACACCTATGAATGGAGTTGTGGGGTTTGCAGATTTGCTTGATGATGATGAAATAAATGCTTTAACAAGAAAAAGGTATATTGATATTATAAAAACGAGTTCGAACCAATTACTTAATCTTATAAATGATATTATTGATGTTTCTAAGATAGAAGCTAATGAACTTAGTCTGGAGTTTAAGGAGTGCAGGTTGAATGATATATTAAAAAGTTTAGAAACATCGTTTAATGAAATAAAAAAGCATAAAAATAAAGATCATATTGTCTTAAAGTGTACTATTCCAAAAGGTTATTCTAGAATGTTAATTAAGACAGATCCAATGCGTGTACAGCAGGTGTTATCTAATTTAATTGGTAATGCTTTGAAGTATACAGAGGAGGGTACTGTTGAGTTTGGTTATTTTCTTTTACCTAAAAACGAAATTCAATTTTTCGTTAAGGATACGGGTATGGGTATACCGCCTGAAAAATTAGATATTATATTTGATCGTTTTGAACAGCTTGGAACGGGAAGACACATTCCTAATGAAGGTACGGGTTTGGGGTTGTCTATTTCAAAGGGAATAGTCAAATTGCTTAATGGTAAATTCGAAGTAGACTCAAAGGTTGGGCAAGGTACAACCTTTTCTTTTGTTATTCCGTTAATTAGAATTGATTTATTGAAAGGAGTTAAGAGTAGTATCTCTAATAGTGTAAGTGTTGTTAATAAAATTACTCTTTTGGTTGTGGATGATGAATCGGTAAACGTGGAATTTTTTAAAGCTTTATTTAGTTCAACGCCGATAGATGTTTTATATGCAAATAATGGTAAAGAAGCTCTTCATATTTATAAAAATAATTCTTCAATTGATGTTGTTTTAATGGATATTAGAATGCCTGTAATGAATGGCGTTGAAACGGCACAGGAGATTTTAAGAGTTAATCCTAAAGCTAAAATTATTGCACAAACGGCTTATGCTATGAGCTCTGATCGTGATAAGTATTTGGAATTAGGATTCGCAGGTTATATTTCTAAACCTATTGAGCAGGAAAAATTGATATGTATGATTAATTTGTTGACTGAATAA